From the genome of Bordetella sp. H567, one region includes:
- a CDS encoding TRAP transporter substrate-binding protein produces MLRKITLFAGSVLLAATAQAQTKWDLPSAYPPSNFHVENLNQFVKDVGTLSNGKLAITVHNNASLYKAPEIKRAVQGNQAQIGEILLTNFANEAPVYALDGLPFLATGYDASFKLYQAQKPFLEKKLASQGMMLLYAVAWPPQGIFANKDIKTVADMKGLKWRAYSPVTARIAELVGAQPVTVQQAELAQAMATGVIDSYMSSASTGYDTKTYEYIKKFYDTQAWLPKNAIIVNKRAFDALDPATQQALKKAAAQAEERGWKLSQEKNTWYQQELTRNGMAIVTPTPALTQGLQKVGEQMIAEWVKSAGADGQAMIDAYRK; encoded by the coding sequence ATGCTGAGGAAAATTACGTTGTTCGCGGGAAGCGTGTTATTGGCCGCCACGGCGCAGGCCCAGACCAAATGGGACTTGCCCAGCGCCTACCCGCCCAGCAACTTCCATGTCGAAAACCTGAACCAGTTCGTCAAGGACGTCGGCACCCTGTCCAACGGCAAGCTGGCGATCACGGTCCACAACAACGCATCGCTGTACAAGGCGCCGGAAATCAAGCGCGCCGTGCAAGGCAACCAGGCGCAGATCGGCGAAATCCTGCTGACCAACTTCGCCAACGAAGCGCCCGTGTACGCGCTGGACGGCCTGCCCTTCCTGGCCACCGGCTACGACGCGTCATTCAAGCTGTACCAGGCGCAGAAGCCCTTCCTGGAGAAGAAGCTTGCGTCGCAGGGCATGATGCTGCTCTACGCCGTGGCCTGGCCGCCGCAGGGCATCTTCGCCAATAAGGACATCAAGACGGTCGCCGACATGAAGGGCCTGAAATGGCGTGCCTACAGCCCGGTCACGGCGCGCATCGCCGAACTGGTCGGCGCCCAGCCCGTCACGGTGCAGCAGGCCGAACTGGCCCAGGCCATGGCCACCGGCGTGATCGACTCCTATATGTCGTCGGCCTCTACCGGCTACGACACCAAGACCTATGAATACATCAAGAAGTTCTACGATACCCAGGCTTGGCTGCCGAAGAACGCGATCATCGTGAACAAGCGCGCCTTCGACGCCCTGGATCCGGCAACGCAGCAGGCGCTGAAAAAGGCGGCCGCCCAGGCCGAGGAACGCGGCTGGAAGCTCTCCCAGGAAAAGAACACCTGGTACCAGCAGGAACTGACCAGGAACGGCATGGCCATCGTCACGCCCACTCCGGCGCTGACGCAGGGACTGCAGAAGGTCGGAGAACAGATGATCGCCGAATGGGTGAAGAGCGCGGGCGCCGACGGCCAGGCGATGATCGACGCCTATAGGAAGTAG
- a CDS encoding TRAP transporter small permease: MRRFLDGLYGLGAVLGALCTVGVLLAVLAGIMAREMGWNIPGTDAYAGYFMAAAGFLALASTFKHGEHIRVTLILNSLSPARSRRLDIFALAVGAILAAAFAWYSVKLAHDSWDFNDVSTSNDATPLWIPQVSMAFGAVLFCIALVDELLRRLRGHAAPSSQQVHE; encoded by the coding sequence ATGCGACGTTTCCTGGATGGCCTCTACGGGCTGGGCGCCGTGCTGGGCGCGCTGTGCACGGTGGGCGTACTGCTCGCCGTGCTGGCCGGCATCATGGCGCGCGAAATGGGATGGAATATCCCGGGCACCGACGCCTATGCCGGCTATTTCATGGCCGCGGCCGGTTTCCTGGCCCTGGCCAGCACTTTCAAGCATGGCGAGCATATCCGCGTCACGCTGATCCTGAATTCGCTGTCGCCGGCGCGCAGCCGCCGGCTGGATATCTTCGCGCTGGCGGTGGGCGCCATCCTGGCGGCCGCCTTTGCCTGGTACAGCGTCAAGCTGGCGCACGATTCCTGGGACTTCAACGACGTGTCGACGTCCAACGACGCCACGCCGTTGTGGATACCGCAGGTCAGCATGGCGTTCGGCGCCGTCCTTTTCTGCATTGCGCTGGTGGACGAACTGCTCCGTCGCCTCCGCGGCCACGCCGCACCCTCTTCGCAGCAAGTCCATGAATGA
- a CDS encoding LysR family transcriptional regulator, with protein MELRQLRAFARIVELGSMGRAAAELGVVTSALSQQISRLESELATRLLQRTSTGVVPTDAGRAFLRQAQLAIRHADAAAMAAREARLTGQVSVGLASTTATVLAPRFIHAMQQRYPDVRLRMAESLSGHLAAMLNARQVDLAIVFNTDAAQRWTVLPLLDEQLVLIGQPTTPNWPGTETATLRELAGVPLVLPSAAHGLRNLVDAAYARLGAEPNIVAEVDGLATLMAMVRVGHVATIQPGAALAADPTLGRIWLTGPDLHRKNLLVSLPEDELSPAGLAARVVLADVVRELVQEGGWPGATLQHS; from the coding sequence ATGGAACTGCGGCAACTGCGCGCCTTCGCGCGCATCGTCGAACTGGGCAGCATGGGCCGCGCGGCCGCGGAACTGGGTGTCGTGACGTCCGCGCTCAGCCAGCAGATCAGCCGGCTGGAAAGCGAGCTGGCCACGCGATTGTTGCAGCGCACATCCACCGGCGTCGTGCCCACCGATGCGGGCCGCGCGTTTCTGCGCCAGGCCCAGTTGGCGATCCGCCATGCGGATGCGGCGGCCATGGCGGCACGCGAAGCCCGCTTGACGGGCCAGGTCAGCGTCGGCCTGGCTTCCACCACGGCCACCGTGCTGGCCCCCCGCTTCATCCATGCCATGCAGCAGCGCTACCCGGATGTGCGGCTGCGCATGGCGGAAAGCCTGTCCGGCCACCTGGCCGCGATGCTCAATGCCAGGCAGGTGGACCTGGCCATCGTCTTCAATACCGACGCTGCCCAGCGCTGGACCGTGCTGCCGCTGCTGGACGAACAACTGGTGCTGATCGGCCAGCCCACCACGCCGAATTGGCCCGGTACGGAGACCGCCACCCTGCGCGAGCTGGCCGGCGTGCCCCTGGTGCTGCCCAGCGCCGCGCACGGCTTGCGCAACCTGGTGGACGCCGCCTACGCCCGCCTGGGGGCGGAGCCCAATATCGTGGCCGAAGTCGACGGCCTGGCCACCCTGATGGCGATGGTGCGCGTGGGACACGTTGCCACGATCCAGCCCGGCGCCGCCCTGGCCGCCGACCCGACGCTCGGGAGGATCTGGCTGACCGGTCCGGACCTGCATCGCAAGAACCTGCTCGTCAGTTTGCCTGAAGACGAACTTTCGCCGGCAGGGCTGGCGGCGCGGGTGGTGCTGGCCGATGTCGTGCGCGAGCTGGTCCAGGAAGGCGGATGGCCGGGGGCGACCCTTCAGCATTCGTGA
- the tcuA gene encoding FAD-dependent tricarballylate dehydrogenase TcuA, producing MWDVLVIGGGNAALCAALMAREAGASVLMLESAPKEWRGGNSQHTRNLRCMHDAPQDVLVEAYPEEEFWQDLLKVTGGITNEHLARLTIRASSTCRPWMRKHGVNFQPPLSGALHVARTNAFFMGGGKALVNAYYRSAESLGVQVRYDAPVERLELRDGRFVAAFVGQERIEAKACVLAAGGFESNREWLREAWGQNERGEWPADNFLIRGTRFNKGVLLKFMMDAGADIIGDPSQSHCVAIDARAPEYDGGICTRIDCVSLGVVVNRDAQRFYDEGEDFWPKRYAIWGRLVAGQPDQIAYSIIDAKAVGRFMPPVFPGTQADTLEELARKLGLDEARFMQTMREYNEACRVGTFDHTTLDDCHTEGIAPAKTHWARPIDRAPFFGYPLRPGITFTYLGLKVNDEAAVHFNGMPSDNLFVAGEMMAGNVLGKGYTAGVGMSIGTAFGRIAGTQAALAAGKKSSMGAALETA from the coding sequence ATGTGGGATGTATTGGTTATCGGCGGCGGCAACGCCGCGCTTTGCGCTGCGCTCATGGCCAGGGAGGCCGGTGCCAGCGTCCTGATGCTGGAGTCCGCGCCCAAGGAATGGCGCGGCGGCAATTCGCAGCACACCCGCAACCTGCGCTGCATGCACGATGCGCCGCAGGACGTGCTGGTCGAGGCATACCCGGAAGAAGAGTTCTGGCAGGACCTGCTGAAGGTCACGGGCGGGATCACCAACGAGCACCTGGCGCGACTCACGATCCGTGCCTCGTCGACCTGTCGGCCCTGGATGCGCAAGCACGGGGTGAATTTTCAGCCCCCGCTGTCCGGCGCGCTGCATGTGGCGCGCACCAATGCCTTCTTCATGGGCGGCGGCAAGGCCCTGGTCAATGCCTACTACCGCAGCGCCGAATCGCTGGGCGTACAGGTGCGCTACGACGCGCCCGTCGAACGCCTGGAACTGCGCGACGGCCGCTTCGTCGCGGCCTTCGTCGGCCAGGAACGCATCGAGGCCAAGGCCTGCGTGCTGGCGGCCGGCGGCTTCGAATCCAACCGCGAGTGGCTGCGCGAGGCCTGGGGCCAGAACGAGCGCGGCGAATGGCCGGCGGACAACTTCCTGATCCGCGGCACGCGGTTCAACAAGGGCGTGCTGCTGAAGTTCATGATGGACGCGGGCGCGGACATCATCGGCGATCCGTCGCAGTCGCACTGCGTGGCCATCGACGCGCGCGCGCCGGAGTATGACGGCGGCATCTGCACGCGCATCGATTGCGTGTCGCTGGGCGTGGTCGTCAACCGCGACGCCCAGCGCTTCTATGACGAAGGCGAGGATTTCTGGCCGAAGCGCTATGCGATCTGGGGCCGCCTGGTGGCGGGCCAGCCTGACCAGATCGCTTATTCGATCATCGATGCCAAGGCCGTCGGCCGCTTCATGCCGCCGGTATTTCCTGGCACGCAGGCCGATACGCTGGAAGAGCTGGCGCGCAAGCTGGGCCTGGACGAAGCTCGCTTCATGCAGACCATGCGCGAATACAACGAAGCCTGCCGCGTCGGTACGTTCGACCACACCACGCTGGACGATTGCCACACCGAGGGCATCGCGCCTGCCAAGACCCATTGGGCCCGTCCCATCGACCGCGCGCCGTTCTTCGGCTATCCACTACGGCCCGGTATCACGTTTACCTACCTGGGCCTGAAGGTGAACGACGAAGCCGCCGTGCACTTCAATGGCATGCCCAGCGACAACCTGTTCGTCGCGGGAGAAATGATGGCCGGCAACGTGCTCGGCAAGGGTTATACCGCCGGTGTCGGCATGTCGATCGGCACGGCATTCGGCCGCATCGCGGGTACGCAGGCCGCGCTGGCCGCGGGAAAGAAATCATCCATGGGAGCCGCCCTTGAAACAGCTTGA
- a CDS encoding cation:proton antiporter has product MIEAIWYVLVGALLIAMALARNVIARLPVTGSMIYLAVGFAIGPAGAGLLDIDIYRDTHTVRIITEAGLIVALFAIGLHLRAPLGHPLWSPPFRLALPAMIITIAVMTAAAYYGLQLPLGPALVLGAALAPTDPVLASELRPREAGDDDPLRFSLSGEGGANDGAAYPFALLGVMLCGTPAAALDPAWKLAGELAWGIVAATIIGWAMGTFTQTLVARLRIRYAKALGFEGFLALGLMTACYGLTLLVHGYGFLAVFCAGVALRRREMRATGDERPREALHDVPRGEGREAAQDPQLAHAYLAESMMAFSVEMERIVELALMLLIGSVISAHWRELIGWAPLTMIALLFFVARPVAVQAAMAGTGAPWRERLVASWLGFRGVGTFFYLLFALEHAAGQVKPLVPILLSVITVSVFVHGISALPVLTWYYRERPVEE; this is encoded by the coding sequence ATGATCGAAGCCATCTGGTACGTGCTGGTCGGCGCCCTGCTGATCGCCATGGCGCTGGCGCGCAATGTGATCGCGCGCCTGCCCGTCACGGGCTCCATGATTTACCTGGCCGTGGGCTTCGCCATCGGCCCCGCGGGCGCCGGCCTGCTCGATATCGACATCTATCGGGACACGCATACCGTACGGATCATTACCGAGGCCGGCTTGATCGTCGCGCTATTCGCGATCGGCCTGCATCTACGCGCGCCGCTGGGCCATCCCTTATGGTCGCCTCCATTCCGGCTGGCACTGCCGGCGATGATCATCACCATCGCGGTGATGACGGCTGCTGCTTACTACGGCTTGCAACTGCCGCTGGGACCGGCCCTGGTCCTGGGCGCCGCGCTGGCACCGACCGATCCCGTGCTGGCCAGCGAGCTGCGGCCGCGCGAGGCCGGCGACGACGATCCGTTGCGCTTTTCCCTGTCCGGCGAAGGGGGCGCCAACGACGGCGCCGCCTATCCTTTCGCCCTGTTGGGCGTCATGCTGTGCGGAACGCCGGCCGCTGCGCTGGATCCGGCGTGGAAGCTTGCCGGCGAACTGGCATGGGGCATCGTCGCCGCGACGATCATCGGCTGGGCGATGGGAACATTCACCCAGACCCTGGTGGCCCGGTTGCGGATCCGCTATGCCAAGGCGCTGGGCTTCGAAGGCTTCCTCGCCCTGGGACTGATGACCGCCTGCTATGGACTGACTCTGCTGGTGCACGGCTACGGCTTCCTGGCGGTCTTCTGTGCCGGCGTGGCCCTGCGCCGGCGCGAAATGCGGGCCACCGGCGACGAAAGGCCACGCGAAGCCCTGCACGATGTCCCGCGCGGCGAAGGCCGCGAAGCGGCCCAGGACCCTCAACTGGCGCACGCCTACCTTGCCGAATCCATGATGGCGTTTTCCGTGGAAATGGAACGTATCGTCGAACTGGCGCTGATGCTGCTGATAGGCAGTGTGATCTCCGCGCACTGGCGCGAACTGATCGGCTGGGCGCCACTGACCATGATCGCGCTGCTCTTCTTCGTTGCCCGGCCGGTGGCCGTCCAGGCGGCCATGGCCGGCACGGGCGCGCCCTGGCGCGAGCGCCTGGTGGCGTCCTGGCTGGGATTCCGCGGCGTGGGCACGTTCTTCTACCTGCTGTTCGCGCTGGAGCACGCCGCGGGCCAGGTCAAGCCGCTAGTGCCTATCCTGTTGAGCGTCATCACGGTATCGGTCTTCGTGCACGGCATTTCCGCCTTGCCGGTACTGACGTGGTACTACCGGGAAAGACCGGTCGAGGAATAA
- the tcuB gene encoding tricarballylate utilization 4Fe-4S protein TcuB: MKQLEALVKQASAMHIVTPDASVTPARTAEGHSAMKETPVKFVRAGAQAPTTEDEEEVARVMQICNACRYCEGFCAVFPAMTRRLEFGKADVNYLANLCHNCGACLYACQYAPPHEFGVNVPQAMAKVRVQTYTDYAWPAALGSLYKRNGLTLSLATAAMLALFLALTILSAGSLIHAPLAGNFYAIFPHNTLALMFGVVFLFAILALGIGVTRFWRNVSPGKASGPAVAEAAHDALRLRYLDGGHGKGCNENDDAFTLARRRFHHFTFYGFMLCFAATCVGTLYHFLLDYHAPYPFFSAPVLLGTAGGIGLLIGPAGLLWLNLRRHPEQGDVAQRPMDRGFIVLLFLISLTGLGLLAWRDTGAMGLLLAIHLGAVMALFLTLPYSKFAHGIYRSAALLKWNIEKRQPNSLQLGSD, from the coding sequence TTGAAACAGCTTGAAGCCCTCGTCAAACAGGCGAGCGCCATGCATATCGTTACGCCCGACGCTTCGGTCACCCCGGCCCGCACGGCCGAGGGGCACAGCGCCATGAAGGAAACGCCCGTCAAGTTCGTGCGCGCCGGCGCCCAGGCGCCGACCACCGAAGACGAAGAGGAAGTCGCGCGCGTCATGCAGATCTGCAACGCCTGCCGCTACTGCGAAGGCTTCTGCGCCGTCTTCCCCGCGATGACGCGCCGCCTGGAGTTCGGCAAGGCAGACGTCAACTACCTGGCCAACCTGTGCCACAACTGCGGCGCCTGTCTGTACGCCTGCCAGTACGCGCCGCCGCACGAGTTCGGCGTCAACGTACCGCAGGCCATGGCCAAGGTGCGGGTGCAGACCTACACCGATTACGCGTGGCCCGCCGCCCTGGGGTCGCTGTACAAGCGCAACGGCCTAACGCTGTCGCTGGCGACCGCGGCGATGCTGGCCTTGTTCCTGGCGCTGACGATCCTATCCGCCGGGTCGTTGATCCACGCTCCGCTGGCCGGCAACTTCTACGCCATCTTCCCGCACAACACGCTCGCACTGATGTTCGGCGTCGTCTTCCTGTTCGCCATCCTGGCGCTGGGCATCGGCGTGACGCGCTTCTGGCGCAATGTGTCGCCGGGCAAGGCCAGCGGGCCGGCCGTGGCCGAAGCCGCGCACGACGCCTTGCGCCTGCGCTATCTGGACGGCGGCCACGGCAAGGGGTGCAATGAAAACGACGACGCCTTCACGCTGGCGCGCCGCCGCTTTCACCACTTCACGTTCTACGGCTTCATGCTGTGCTTCGCCGCCACCTGCGTGGGGACGCTGTATCACTTTCTGCTGGACTATCACGCGCCGTATCCTTTCTTCAGCGCGCCGGTCCTGCTGGGTACCGCGGGCGGCATCGGGTTGCTGATCGGGCCGGCCGGCCTGCTGTGGCTGAACCTGCGCCGGCATCCGGAGCAGGGGGACGTGGCGCAGCGCCCGATGGATCGCGGTTTCATCGTGCTGCTGTTCCTGATCTCGCTGACCGGGCTGGGGTTGCTGGCGTGGCGCGATACCGGCGCGATGGGCCTGCTGCTGGCCATCCACCTGGGCGCCGTGATGGCCTTGTTCCTGACGCTGCCCTACAGCAAGTTCGCGCACGGCATCTACCGCAGCGCCGCGCTGCTGAAGTGGAATATCGAGAAGCGCCAGCCGAACTCGCTGCAACTGGGTTCGGACTAG